In the genome of Impatiens glandulifera chromosome 6, dImpGla2.1, whole genome shotgun sequence, the window AAccaaaaattactttaaaactCAAAATTGGCCCTTGAAATGACCATTTGATGATGCTCGATCGAAGGATTCAAATTCatcttttaatttgaatttttatgtgCTCAAAgcgtttaataatttttttttaacatttaagctcaaaagaaattaaatttaataatgagCATAAGGTATTTGACCGAGAATTAttcaaaagaatcctaaaaattgactaagaacaaaaatataataattatgccTTTAATTGCtctttgattttaattatatatgattttcttgcatgattttctttatttatatattcttaacaattatatgaatttatattgagtttggggTCAATCTTGGCCACCATTCATGAGTTATTAATATAGGATATTGGTAAGAAAACAAAGAACATTAGGATTTTCTACTGTAGAGACGCTCCTTCAAGGAGTCTCTAGCTGTTCTTCAAGCATAGTGATGCTCAGATGTCGATGCTTGACCCGCTTCTACAACTGGCATCATATCCGACTGAAAAAAAGGACCAGATCCTACGCCTGAATAAGTTTGGTGACGCTTCCGACCGAGGGAGGCCTGTTGCTGATGTTGACTTCCACCCGACCGAGAGAAGACACGATTTTCAACTGATGCCCCTACCTACTACCTATTGTCCGATTAAGGAATAAAGTTACTGGTAATTGAGCGATGACATGATTTTCAACCGTAGTTGCACTTGACTGAGAAGTAAGTTGCGACCGAAGATTTCCTTTATTGCTACCCATTCGACATTGCACCCGACCGAGGGATGTCATGGAACTCGACCGTGGTTACGACCGAGAATTGAAGTCATTCCTTATTTGTGACCGACGCTGCATCCGACCGAGAAAAGAAATTACTGTTGTGGGCCCGACTGAGGGATGACATGAAGATTGATCGATGTTGTTGTGGCGTACTACTGATCGACGATGCATCCGACCAAGAAAAGacgttgttgttgttgtgcGCCCGACCGAGGGATGACATGAAGATTGAGTAATGATGTTATTGCTTGTTGCTGATTGACGCTACACCCGAACGAGGAACTTGCTACTGATGTATGCCCGACCGAGGAATGACGTTGTTTTTGACCGTGTTTCTGCACCCGATACAAGACCCGACCTAGGGCTTCAGCTCTCCCTCAAGCGGCCGAGAAATGGCACCCGATTCAAGCCATGACCGAGCAACGACTTATATTTCGACCGAGAATTTGAGCCATCTTTCAGACACAACCGAGAGTTCTTCCAGCGATCAATCTTCACACACAGTTTGTCTcccttttctcttttattttatgcaTGGATTtgaactttatttattttctattttggatttttgttgGTTTTTGAAATGTTGATTTTTGATTTGAACTCAAAAGAAATCTCTTGATCAACTTTCTTACgtcaaaacatttttattgttttctaaagtcgtgaaatttaattaaactaaaaaaattaagtaggcCTATGATGATTTCTCATTAAAATCTTAATCTCTCCTAAATTCGACACAGGATAGTAAAATGCTAAACATTCAAAGCCCAAATTTGTAAATTTGACGACACGTTATTGTAATGTACATAAGGAATGAGTTGCCATCaggaaattaaataaatagatagtgaataaacaaacacaaacacatgtttataagaaattaagttTTGTTCATAAATGGAGTTTATGTGGAATGGAGACTTACATTAAACTCCAAATCGTTTCCAAAAAGTTATGGAGCTTTCTAGATGCCTCACTATCACTCAAGTTGTGGAATCGCGAAGTGAAATATATCGAAATCGTTGGTGGAGATAGATGAGAACAGATAAAAGTGAAAATCTATAGCTTAAACAACTACTCCATATTATTAAGTTGtctttctaatatatatatatatatatatatatatatatatatatatatatatatatatatatatatatatatatatatatatatatatatatatatatatattactagttaaaaaaataaatgtatttctttttataaataatatcacataaataataagttaattgttttataattattgaggtaaaatcatgttttatataattttattattaaaaattcttGTAAGGATTTGAATAAAGatgttcaaaattcaaaaaaaaaattactaataaaaatgcTTAATTTGAGATTAACTTAAGTTAAAATTTTGCGCTTTGAGATTATGCGGGGAACATGAAGGTGAGTGTCATGCCAGTTCTCATTTAGTTCCCAAAAATGCTTAATTTGAGAATTGgaccattttaaataattaattaaaaaaaataaaaaaataattaattatttaaaaataattcaaatcaaacatacttgatttttaaattaatttctaaatacatattactatttaaaaaaaaatatcactatataatatatatgttttaataaataatgtcacataaataataatttttttaataaataatgtcACATAAATCATAGGTTTTATAAATGATTaagataaaacattattttatataattttattattaaaaattcttGTAAGAATTTaaacaaacattttcaaaattcaaattttgacaATTAGccaattttgaataattaattaattatttaaaaacaattcacATCAAACAAAtgcatttgattttgaattaatttccaAATATCCGCATATCAAGACAATCACTCAACGTGAAAATAGCCGTTACAGGTTTGGACAAGTACTTAATACTTATCCAATAGCAGCGTATGTTTGAGGCCATTATCTCTCCCtcgtctctctctctctttctctcaaaACCCTAGAATTGTTTTTCCAGAATTTCGGATCAAATCAAAACCCTCCATGACGAATTCTCGCCAGCCTCATCTAAACGGCGCTTTCTACGGCCCTTCAATCCCTCCTCCGTCATCGAATAACTATCATCATCCAATTCGCGGCGGCGGCGGTGGCACCGGATGTTGCTGTTGTTGCGACTGTCTTGGTTGTCTCTGTAGTTGCATTTGCAACCTAATCCTCCAAATTCTCTGTACGATCTTACTAATATTAGGTGTAATCGTCTTCGTCCTCTGGCTAATCTTCCGTCCAAACAAGGTAAAATTCTACGCCGACGACGCTTCTCTTACTAGATTCGATCTGTCATCTACCAACAACACGCTCTATTATAATCTCTCCTTAAATCTAACTATTAGAAACCCTAATAAACGAGTCGGTATTTACTACGACTCGTTCGAGACGAATGCTTATTACGAGAATCAGCGATTCGCTACCGAGTTGCTTACTAAATTCTACCAGGGGAAGAAGAATACGACGTCGCTTGAGGCGGAGATTAAGGGTCAGAATTTACTGTTGCTTCAGATTGATAGAACTCAGTATAACTCGGAGAAAAAGTCTGGGGTTTTTAGCATTGAATTGAAGCTGCGACTTAGGGTTCGGCTAAAGGCATGGTGGTTTAAATCGCCACGGTTCACGGCGAAAGTAAACTGCGATCTGAAAGTTCCGATGAATTCCACATTTGAGAGTAAGAGGTGCGACATTGATTGGTAATAGATTTGGTGAGTCGACTCAGTGGGTTGGTTGGTTGGGTGAGTGAGTGGGTTGAGTGGGTGGGTTCTTTTcgaataatttaattactttaCCAAATTCCCTTTCTCCTTCTACgagaattgtttttgaattattaaataaatggcATCATCATTGTTTTATCtccgttttttttattttatgtttatttcatttttaagctctaatcaattaattttaaaatttaaattataaatatattgaaataaactcttaaatatctataatttattaaaaacataactttttaaataaataatgtcaatttaaaggtatattttcaaaaaaaaattatttcatttgtttttaattttacaaagcTAACAACATTATAATTTGTCATATTTgttaacattattatttgtcTTATTTGTTAACATTATTATAggatttctatttttattttctaaatactAGTGGGAACAAAGTTTTCACTTTCCTGTTGAAgggattttttaaatttaattcctAAAAGgaaaaacttatataataattttaattttcacaCAATGATGTTACAGAATAAGACGACGACGGTATTGTTATTCATTTATCTACtccatttttaaatattgtgtATTTGTATTGTGtcctcaaaatcatttaaaCGATAAGGAATATTGATGTTGaaggaaaaaaaatgtatgatagttatatatatagttaaaatataaataatatattagacaatatacaagatataaaatataatatcgtAATATAAAATCCGTAATATATAGTTAATCGACCCGCTAAAACTGACTTACACCAAAATGGGCGATTATCCACTTAGTGAaaaagaatttaattttaattgaagacGAAAtcaatttatgaataaaaaattaaaataaattctaattcaaatataaaaaacacaacataatttaatataatatatatatatatatatatatattatagatagagcaatttcaaacaaaatcataaataaaatgtttaaaaattaattaaaatgtaaaggatctttaatctattattttattttaattattgtttatatcattttaatttttaatcaaattattaaaatatatactttataatataaatatttataaagtataatatattttatttatattaaaatttaagtatatgattataaaaattatatatgattaattaattaaaatatatataaactttttattctgtagagaaaaaaaaaatagataactctaattatatattttttaaaacgaaAAATGGAAAAATGGATTAACCATTTAGTCCGCAAACACATCATTTAATTAGGTGCATAATTTGCCGCTTAAGCACCCAGGATTTTAGGGTGAGAATATCCCCTTCTTATTCCCGTTAGACTAGAAGATAGAtatcttattaaattattataacataggtctaaaaactaaaatttacctacacaatttaaaattttaaaaataactattttgaataaataaattcaaaataattagaattaaggccaaatcataattaaataattaattataataattattgtattaattaaatccCAAATGAATTATTTACGAACCAcacaatatgaaaaaaaaatagacaaaataaatgatatgtctattaaaaacattttgtgTATTTTGTAGGTTGAAAATGGAGCCAAAAGGAATTAAAAAGAATCAATTACAAACAGGCTCCAAGGTTGGAAAAAGGTCGGGATCTAGTGTTGCTGAATAGAAGGGAAACGACCATAATATACTACACAGCCCTCGGATGAGCGTTGTATCATCCAACGCACAACAGTTAGTCGCGTCGTTCATTGCAACGGAAGAAAAGCTCGTTTGCAAAGTAGTATATCAACTAACGCGCGCTTCAACACCATTAGCCTAGACGCGAACGGAACACTCCAGCGTAGACGGAACGCGGATGGAACGCCCAAGCGTCCGCGCTTTGTCCAAAAACGAAGTCGTTTCGAGACTCAACGCTCAGACGTTGTTTTCGACCctagtttgtcttcttccttgcGAAGAACTAGATTAACATCGGCCgaaatctttgatttttcaaagatggaactcagCAGATACTCCACCAAATGATTTCATTCAAAAgctaaaatgatcaccctaacatggtgatcatttcacctacaaTCATAAGAATAATCATTCCTTATAACGATCAACTGGATGAAGAACAaacaaaagccattaatgatgtttttttcttttgaaattcgaTCAACTTGATCGATTAACCGACCTTGGCTAACTATAAATAGCTTCCCTCAACCAAAACAAAACCAAGGATTAGAATCATAATCCCTCAATCCACTTCACACAAAATCTGCCATTAAAAATTTCAtagttttcttaaaaatttgtGTAAGGCCTTAAAGACCAGTTCTAGGTAATCATAAAGCTTCTAAAAGAGTTCAGGAGTGTTCTCAAACTCATTGTAAGCTTCCATTCACGTTGTAATTCAActtatgaattcaaatttaaatttttacattttagtttgactagttttacaaattgtttgattgttcaatttcttgattaagAAACGATCCTTAGATCATTTGCAAGCTTTATGTCGAAACCAATTtgaatcaatcgatctaaatcaAAAGTACACAAATttgatttagaaaattttcaaaacggGGTTTATATTCTTGAGTTATAGTGACCCAAAAACCTTTCTAGCACATTTTTAGGGGAGTTAGGAGTATATTTAGAGCAATTCTAAGTaatctcgatcatgtttgatcaaaaaccaatttttttataaaaataaaattttagtactCGAGTTGGTTAAAACGAATAGgcagtgttcatgttttggttttatATGACCATAACATGTATAAGGAAGTTGTTTGTAAACTCTCTATACACAATATAacctttaaaatcaaaaacctgATTTTACTCAAGAACCGTTTAAATCGAATGGAACATCATCACGATCGAATGATGCATCGGgatgatattataaatgatcatgGAGACTAGACCAAGCTTCCCATACCCTCAGATCATATAATAGAGGCTCCAATCAAAATTATTGAACCTGTAGTTGGTGTTCTTAACGTATAACCAAGGAATTTAGTAGGGTTCGATTTCCGAAAAAATTGAACTCTCCTATGCATCCGACCGTGGAATTCTAGCCCCAACTGAGGAATTCAAGCACATGATCGAGGATCTTCCGCATTCGACCGAAGGATCAGCGCGTGTGACCGAGAACTCCCTTGCCCATGACCGAAGAATCCTAGCCTCGAGCGAGGATCCCTCGCACCTGACCGAGAGTCTAACGCCCACGACCGAGGAGTTTTAGCCCTTGACTGAGAGGACTAATCCCTAGGGTCCcgtttattttgaattttagttttAGAAATTAGAAGACCCAATCAATTTTCCATAagtttgacaaaataaaaaacattttcaaaatatttttagaatattttcataaataatattttgttgaaggtctttttggttttatttttagattttaatgccttaaattgatatttttcaggtacCTTCCTCGATAATCATTGACATCAATCGCATGtacaaacatttaaatattttcctacaattttaaatgaaaaaacatGTGCATGTTTAGAATTTGGAAAATAATTGGTCAATCTAAACGTACTAAAATCACTTTTTCAAAAGCCAAGATTGTATAAAGTAAAGACCTTTTTTACTAGGTACAAATGATATAGTGCGAAAACCCTTTTCCGGGTATCACCAAAtatcaaactcaaaagaatctCTTGTCAAATgtctttttaaaaatgttttattatatacattttattgATGACTCTTTCTTCAAATagatcatattttaattttattaatacatatttcttttaattaaactaTGAGCCATCTAGAGCTCATATTTAGTGGATGGTGGTTAATCATCCACTAAAATGGGTCAACCATGCAGTCCCTTGGGGTTGAGTTCATCCTCGTGTATCCCGTGTTGTGCCTGTGTAGTATGGTTGAAATTTTTTTCAGGGTCTTCATAGTGAGAGACTTCCTCCTAAGTTCGAGGACTAGTAGGATGGAGATTAATGGGAGTGTACTGGGTAGGAAATTGAGAGGAAGAAGACGTGTTTTGGGATGTATATGGTATTTGTTGATTAGATAAAAAAACTCGTGATTAGTGCGAGGTGTACCGCTACATGTTGCAAAGACCATTTTAGGTGTCGTTGTTTTCTCGACCATCTTCTGGAGGATAAAACGTCCAGTTTTCAGATCTCACTTTCTAGGGGTCGTATCGGCTTCTGTAGTCGTGGACTGTAGCGAAGAGAAAGAGGTGATGATTTGTAATTGTAAAATAAGTACAATGCAATGCATATGCATGTAAAATGAATCCCAAAGAATGAACATCTCCATGTGATTtagaagttaaaaaatatatgagttATTTATACAAAACACCCGTTGAGTTTGTTACATGCGCATCTCTCTTGTTGACATTTACAAAGAGAGTCTAAATAGGAAAAAGTGATGAAAATGGTTGTAGGTTTTAAGTCCTACTATAGCGCGTTCGTACACTTGAAGCTTCTTCCTCTTCGTTCTTCATAACCTGCTCATATTCTTCGAGAATATCCGTCAAGTAATTCTCCGCTCCTTTGGGATTCCCATTTTGGAGGCGTTCTGCCACTTTTTCGTATATCCAACATAGGTCTTGTTGTCAATTGACATGTCGAGGGCGATGACATTTCCCGTATAAGGGGCATGAAGTCACAAACAAATTGTTTGAACAGGTCATGGGTGGAGTAGGAGGTGATCCAATCCAAACCCATGAGTGTGATCATAGGTTCATCATCCATCATGTAAGCCAATATTCTTATGGGATACCATGGAAGTAATTCTTTGACTTCATCATCATTGTTTATGAGAGGCTCATGTATGACCCTTCTCATTCTCCGATATTGCAGAGTAGGGGTTATGGTGCCATTGGGTGTTGTCGGTGGTAGGTGTCCAAGTTTATCATCCATCCATATGTATAGAACTAGAGGGGAATGTGTTTTGCTCACAGTGAAggttaaatataattcatttaacCCCATTAGCGTTTCCGCTAAGATGATTCCCAAGGGATCCTTATTTCCTCTACGGAGGTGGTAGGAGACTTCTAGGAttttagaggatggttttttaTCCACCGCAGCCAAGAAGAATTGAGCTAGTAAGATTGTTACTATCATCATCGATGAGCCCAAGGTTAGAGGCACTTCTCCCTTCCTGACTTCCATTTTTGTCCATTTTTGGAAGTCAATATAGGCTTTCTTGAGGATAGTGTTGGATGTTTTTTTTGTGTATTTGTACTCCTCTTTCAGTGTCTTTCTCAAGGACATTGATTCTATAAAGGGTTTAAGATgtataatgtttttgttgtccATCATCAAGATTGCCTTCAACTCTTCTATGGTTGGGTACATCTGCCTATCTCTCATTAAGTAAACCCGGCCAGCAAGGCTTCACCTCATCTATATTTTCATCATGaaggttttgtttattttgatgtTGATAAACCTTACTACGGGGGTTAGTCCATAAATATCGTGGTTCCACTCGTTATGGTTGAAATTGTTGATCCAATGGATCAGGGCGATATCACTTAGCATGGATATCGTCTAAGATTGgaagttcaaatttttttacaaaaatgtgtttattttgAAGAGGAAACATTCTTGAGATGTTCATTTAGACTATaaatgcatacacataatacaaaTATAGCAATCACATAAGAGTGTAGTGACTATGTTTAGTTATTTGGGCACGACAAACAACCAGTTTGGAGAGAGTATCTAGGTTTTTTATACCAAAgggaatcataagagagtattATTTACCGATAGTGGATGGGATAAACCACAGCCATAAACTAATGAATATCAACTCAATCGGAGATTTTCCTCTACCTCCACAATTCCTACGTCCTATTGGACGACTCATCGCCAAAGGGGGCGGAGGTCGATCCCATGCATTCTAGTTTTTTCTCTTGAACATCACTCATTTTATAACAAGTTGTTATTCTTCATCGATAATCTTTGCACATAATTTTTAGAAGTACCTACTCCAATCACGTACTTCTTAAAGCAATATTAAGGTTATCTACTCTTTGTATGTCTAGGCATTTATTAGGATAAAACCTATATATCCCTTAGGTATTGTACCCTTTTGGGATATGCCTATTAAGTTGAAAACGTAATACAAACGTTTTTTCAAAAGTCAAGTTTATGTTTTTGAGTTAAACAATTTAATCTTCAGTAGAGTCGCTAGAAACAGTAACTCCAAAAAAATCCTTGTTCCAAAAGCTTGAAATTTGAGAAGTTTTGACATCGATTTGTGTGTTAGAagtctttttaaataaaacattattcaaaagatttataactatatatcctaaaattttgaaattaattataataaactaGGGTTTGGATGCGGAGTCGTATACAAACCGCGTGTCGACCTAACGACATATAGGGTTTGGTTTCCTAATAACAATTAGGATTTTAAAACAGGAttgtgtacgaatgatctcatgtacctatcgacatataggattTAAGGTACATAaatacaattagggttttttgCGGAATCGTGTATAAACTATCTATTGCACCTATAAGCAGATATGGTTTTAGTACCTATGGACAATTAGGGTTTGAAAACGAgattgtgtacgaacaatcacatgtacctatcgacaaatatgATTTAGGATAACTAAATATAATTAGGGTTTTTAAACGGAATCATGTACGAACAATTTCAAGtatctatcaacaaatagagttTAGGGTACTTAAATATAATTAGAGTTTTGAAActggatcatgtacgaacgatctcacatACCTATGAACAAATAGGGTTTATGATACCTAAATACAGTTAGGATTTTGAaacgggatcgtgtacgaacgatctcacgaCCAATCAACATATATGATTTTGGAGACTCGatttgcttatttatttttgtagtatCGGCCTTGGCTCTTTGCTTTACAAGGGGATATCTCAACAAAATCTTTTTCCCCCCTTTCTTTTTCCAAAATGACTTTCACAATTGATTAAAACCAGTTGGTAGTCTTACGATCTTATTTATGGACAAATAACTCATGTTTTTGGATAGAGGAACATTTTGTGTTCCCCAGTTCCAGCGGGCGACGTGGATGAGTGTTGGGAGTTGAATGAAAATCCAACGCTCATACGAAGGTTGTGGCTTCTGGTGCAACACTTCTTCCAAGTTTCGGCCGCATCGGATCACACTCCACTTTTCAACTTAAAGGCTcgtttaaaattgtttttttttcatcattttgactttgttttaatcttaaaaatacacaaaatatttttaacaaatatgatatatattttgtcaattattttatttttttttacatatttttgaatttaataaataatttatttcagataaaatggatacaacatttattctaaattatttattttaatttctttttatttttctaaaattaatttgggataaaatgagtaaaacatttattccaaattgttttatttattttgttcagccattatcttttaattaattatgatttattattacaataattaacctaattaattatttcaattgtattttgaccttaattttaattattttaattttatttattcaaaataattattttaaaatttataaattagatatataaaattttagtgcttacaatgTTGTAGATTTTAACCCTACTAAAATCGAGATAATGACCCCTCCGAAATAGAAATGTTACATCTCAAAAGCTCAATCtcacaattaataataaaataaaagttgacctGAGGCATAACTATCATAGTCTAAAACACAGGCAGTCCCTGATCATAATATATAGGgattactaataatataaaataaaagagatgaGATTtggttgtttatgaattaaaatgaactatgttgtttttatttaaaatgaaagaaaaaacttGAGTTGCCTTACTTagtattttatgatttatataCTTTTAGATAATAGTTTTAGTAAATgtgtgatattatttttatggttgaatgaatttatatttttaaattatctattttattgagttggtttttacaaaattaaatagttttttttaaaagaattaatataaaataaataatagtcaaatataataatatatacaagatatattttttctaataacgaggtattatatataattcaatatttttattaaaaaaaatgtcttagatatgaaaaattatatttcaactatcagataataagttaattattCACTAAATATGCaagtttattttttgaaaaaaaaaagttcatatgTACTTGTAGAAGAAGCCCATTCAAACGAGtca includes:
- the LOC124942271 gene encoding NDR1/HIN1-like protein 3; its protein translation is MTNSRQPHLNGAFYGPSIPPPSSNNYHHPIRGGGGGTGCCCCCDCLGCLCSCICNLILQILCTILLILGVIVFVLWLIFRPNKVKFYADDASLTRFDLSSTNNTLYYNLSLNLTIRNPNKRVGIYYDSFETNAYYENQRFATELLTKFYQGKKNTTSLEAEIKGQNLLLLQIDRTQYNSEKKSGVFSIELKLRLRVRLKAWWFKSPRFTAKVNCDLKVPMNSTFESKRCDIDW